A window of Sphaeramia orbicularis chromosome 8, fSphaOr1.1, whole genome shotgun sequence genomic DNA:
ttaaaacatttccctgtggtctacataaactgtaaatgctgtgcttgggtctgaattcttcattaattaaactccataggtccatctataaccctatttctgagtaatgacatgagaagtcttgttttgagcgctggccctttaaacgcaaatgagccacttcacaccccccataaatacaaccaacaactgaaccttTTAAGCAGTCGGCTCGAAGttcagacatattttcagtatggactacaaccgctgctgctaacaGAAAATTATGtcgtattcagagaaatgtttgtcagaagtcttgaccttatatgtgcaaatatcgtgacgtaactagtttaaacgtaataaattaaggaattaaaacgggttgtagaaatccactcaatttttgccagattgaatataaagatagctttgcagcacctggagggttcaaattcaaactttatgaactactagcgtccaaatacacaaataaatgtaccaaagactaataaaagtgggtttagcaaaatatgacccctttaacagtgaTAATCATGTATTAAATCCCTGTAACTGTCTGAACAGTTCATCAGCATTGGGGTAGATTTGTTTAGAGTTAACAGAAGTGGGTAGACTTCTTGTTTCTCCCCAGACCTGTTGAAGTACAGTATGCTGAAGGCACTTACAGAATTTTTAGTCAATAATGCCAAAAAGCAACTAAGCTCTGCTGCTTTATTATACTGTCTTTGACATTTCAACTGTGATTGGTCAGCAGTGATACTATAGGGTCTGTCAGTTAGATATAACAAACTATTGCTGATTTATAATGTGCTAATTGTAGAACGTAAAGGACTATTCTATGTAGCAGACATGATACAATTATTTTCAAATCATTTCTACATCAATATTTTCTGTCAGATTATTGAATCCTTTTGAAAATATCTGTGTAATAAGTAGGATAATGAACAGTTAGCTGGAAAGTGgtttaaaataaatcttttcatggtgatcaagATGGATCAGAGACATCCTATCAGGGTGTATTTTGAGTGGCTTGCTATACCTTATTCTCCATTATCATTAGCCTGATTGTCATTGTTTTTAGCAGCTGTTTCACTCCATTCAGTTCCATCATATTTGCTGTTCATTTATGAAAAATAGTCAAAATACAGGAAACTTTTTACATTTAACCATTTCCATGAGTTGTTCATTACTCACAAAACATATTGTCCTTGTAATTGATTCAAAGATTGATTAGGATTGAAGATTAATTGATGCATTTGCTCTTATGTGCACATTCATATGGACACACACTTATGGTTTGAGTTTCAGTAGCATTCAAACCTTTCCTGACCCTGTCTGTCACTGTAGATAAGACACACATCCCCTTGACTCCTTTGCAGTGTCTCCTCTGAGTTCCTGTTGCTCTGTCCTTTCTCCTCCCACTAAATGTAACCTAATCCATCAATACAGTAAAGTCAAGTTTGATAATGGCTGTTCCCCTGCAAGAGAGAGATTAGCTTATTTAGAAAGGAGCCCTTCACCTTTCATATCTGTGTGCCCTTTTTTGGCTTTGTGTAGATCAGCAGTGAAAGTAAATATATGGCTCCAGGCCATGTGGAAGATGAGATAAGACCACATGATGATCTATTTCAGAGTGCAGGTGAAAAGAAACTAGTGGATTTCTGTCCTTTTCAAAAATGTCTTGTAATATTTGTTCAGAGAGACTGAgacataaatgtacatgtttgtaTGATTATCAAGTAAAGCAGCTGTATGGTCATGTATTTGTTGCCAGTGCCTGGAAACCTTGACGAGCCGTCAGATGGACATGCAGTTGTTTATCGCAGATGGCTGTAAGGAGGCCTTACTGGAGGAGAAGAGATTCTGTTTCTTAGTGGACAAGCACTGCATGTTCTCTTACCAAATCACTTCTTTTCATGACAAGGTAATGGATGCCATTGATCATTGtagcatttgaaattttgcttacCCTTGATGAAATATTTTACGGCCTATGAAAAAGATGAATATTTTACCAAGAATTTAGAAGAGTAGGTTTGTGAGCTTGTTGGCTCTACTTAATCAAGAATACTCTCAATGCTTTAAAATCCAACTAAAATGCAAGGCAGATACATTTATTATAAATCCTGCAGGCATCTCAATACATCATGTTACTATAGTGTGAACTTTTACTGGTAATCCCTGttgtaatgtttatttgaatGCCTTCCCTTATCTTTGCTGCCTGCTGGACAGGCCAGAGACATTCTGTCGGCAAAGCTGAGCAGCTGGCAGGACCAGTGCAACGATGCCACCAACATGCCTGAAAGCATCTTGACAATGATCGAGGGACTACGCACGCCAGTGTCCATCACACCGATGCCCTCTCCCTCCCCATCACGACACAGCGTGGTACGATCAGTGGGAGGAGGGATACAATACATGTGTCTCTGTGCTAAATATGTGGCTGCCATGTTTTATATTACATTAACTCATATGTACAGTTAGGTAGAATTTTAATATGTCACGACTGGGGTTGATATGAATACAGTGTTATGAATTTTATGGGGGGGTTTTCAAGGTTGatatcgatttaaaaaaaaaaaaaaaaaaaaaaagattatcttCATTTTCAATAAAACTCTTAATCTTGACATTAACACACCAATAATTGCATACATgttcttttctcattttatttttggtTGGCTATTACTTGTAACATGTCACCGATACAGTTAGATGAGCATTGGACATTGCACGGAATTGATTAGACCAATCAATTTAACGCATCACATTCTGGTTAAAATAATACTGATCCTCATTATTATATAAAATATATCTGTCGGCTCTGATAATTGATTATAGACCATAATCCCCTCATCTATTATGTAACAAATGGCATGCGTGCATCTGTGCAATTGTACAGATGCACAAGTTTTATCTTACAGTGAATCACCGTCTGTCATAGACTGATGTGTGTGATCACAGTAAACTAATAGTGTGTGCACTAACATGATTTAATGTTACTGTTGCAGAACATAGTCGATCCTCCAGCTCCATCTCAGAAGGCTCAGACCAGCCCACTGGTTAACATGTTCAACCAGGAGAACAATACTTCCCGCATACACACCACTACCAACAATAGCACAGGTATTATGAATGTGGCTTTAGGCCTACTTATTCCAGAAGCTTATGTTCTTTCTTTAGATGTGAATTTTATTTTATCCTGTCTATCTTCACCTCCTCAATGCTATTTAGTTGCAACACCCATTCTAAAATAGTTGTAGGGTATAGATATCTCACAATAAATGTATCTTTATTTTTCTCATTGACACCTCACTGCTCTCCTTTTTATATGTTTGCATCAGACCATGGGAACAGCGATGACAGCAATCTAGGCAGATCTGTGTCTGTCGCCACAGGACTCAACAATATGGTGAAGAGGCCACGTGTACGCACCATCTTCCCTCACACTGCCGGCAACAACAGCACACTGTTAAGCTTTGATGAAGGGGACGTTATTATCCTTCTCATTCCTGATGAGAGAGATGGGTGGATGTACGGAGAACTGGAGAAGAACGGAAAGTAAGTGAAATGCGTATTGCATATATAAAGGGAAAAAATGNNNNNNNNNNNNNNNNNNNNNNNNNNNNNNNNNNNNNNNNNNNNNNNNNNNNNNNNNNNNNNNNNNNNNNNNNNNNNNNNNNNNNNNNNNNNNNNNNNNNCTCCCACAGTGATAGAGTTTGAGAGGTAGATTCCCAACCAGCAAAATCCTTGAGGGTTAGTAAGAAACAATCTCTGCAGCTGCTGCAGATGTAATGATACCGCTACATCACTAAAAATGCATTACCAATTTGGCGATGTTACCAGATtgtccatttatccatccataGCAGGGTAGAGTGACAGTAAATAATTATTTGGTACTTAATTTGTTACAGCTTCCTCTCACATCCAAGCCCTTCTCTCTCAGTGTTCTGGATCAGCTGGCTTCTCCAACTTTCCCTGAGGTTGTGAGAAAATACGTGAAAATCACATAATTAAAATCAAATCACAGAGTGTATTTGACTGTCACTTGATATATGCATGGATCTGCAGGGGTGGAGGGGACGGGTGTGGGAAAGGGGTAAAATTAATGTGACATTCTGCTCCTAGCACCCTCTTTTGCGACGTCCCCGTGGAATCTCCATGATCAGCTCTATAAAGGCTGTGAGAAAAACAAGTTTCAGAATTGAGACTAGAGAAGTCTTTGGCTTAGTAATTAAAGCCTGATGGAAGAAAAGCCTGTGCAGAAGGCGAGGCTCTCCAAGGCATTTGAAAACTGCTGTTTTCTTGGATGTCGCATACTATTACTGAAACTCGCACACCCCTTTCAGCCTGAATCACTGCCTTTATAAAATTATGCATCAAAATGTTATATTTTGTTCCCATCTTTGCTTCTGTCTGGCAGCCATTTTTAAATTAGGCACAAGTACCCTTCACACTTTTCTTCTCACACGTCTATTTTGTTGCTCAAAATGATAAGCTGCCTTCCGTGGTGAAATATAATGACTGTATTATTATTAGCTtataagtagtagtaatagtcctCAATGAACATTAGGCTGCAGCACCATGTTTCATCAGAGAACAGGTTAAACATCTCTGCTCTTCCCTCTCAGATAGTCTTAATTATTTACGCCCAGAAGAAGCAATAAAAGCATCTTAAATGTTGTTTTGGGGCAACAGGACTAAAAGGAATGAAAGCACAGATGACATGAGGGTGGGATGAACAAATTAATCAGCTCAAGAGAGGAAACATCTGCTGTATAGCAGCATGTAATACCACCTCTCTTAAGATCAAAGAGCTGTGAATTTGGAAGATATTCACTCATCTTTATTCTCTTAAGCAAAGCACTGTACTTTCAAGCACAGCATGAAGATAAAAATCTGACATTTCTGCTTGTTCAGATAACAAACTTTATGAATTCATCGCCATAAAATAAAGTGCCCTCTTCTAAATCACTTGTCAAATCTCACATTTTCTCTGATATCTCTCACACATTTTACTCACAAACCTGAAgataatgcagaaaaaaattacatgcatttaacaatacctgcaatttttgaaaaaactttaatcataactctaaaagttagtCGCTAATATAATTTACTGACTGCAAAGAGCAGGGTTTAAATCTCCCAGACAGTCTCCTTAAATCACACTGTCTAGCACCTGTGTGGACTGTAAATTCAACACTGGGCTCATCTGTCTGTCTTGCAACAAGCACCAGAGCGGCAGACACAGAAATCTGAAAATTTCAAAACATCTGCTTTCTCTGCAACGTGTAAACACATTAACTGAAGAATGCCACCTTTCCCTGCTTACTGCACACGAGCAAACATTTACAGAAAATATGATGAATGTTGAATCACATCTTAGTTTCAAGGTCAGAAACAGTCCTTGAAAACTGAACAGAACATTGTGTGGAAGaaaagagatggaggaggagctgTGAAACGTGCACGTGGTAAGACTGTGTTAACGCAAAACACAAAACCTAAACCTTTACTGTTAAGTTTTTGTCTCCTTTATGTGTTGGGTTTATCAATAACACATTATAGGGAGGGTGAGTGAATTAAGATTAGTCAGTGAATTGAAAAGTATTAATAAACAGTTAATTAACAGTTAATAAATGCATCCACGGCTGGTGTTCATGTTAATTAAGGCATCATGTCATTGTTTAGATATTCCTTAAGTCGACAGACAAATTAACAAACTTTTAATTAACTAacaactagtgctgtcaaacaattaaaatgtttagtcattaattacagggttgctgtggattcattttgattaatcacaattaaatatctttAATTTTGAATCTATAATGTTCGCGTTTTATTTTGcatgagtgaacagactcaagacagaagggaatatatacacacttaacatgtttattaaacaccttcaacagtttcaactaaacaact
This region includes:
- the LOC115423377 gene encoding brain-specific angiogenesis inhibitor 1-associated protein 2-like protein 1 → MSRCAEEVNKLTESTYKNVMEQFNPGLRNLVNLGKNYEKSVAAMTLAGKLYFDAMSKIGENAAVSPVSRELGVVLMEISEVHRKVHLELEENFKRFHREIIAELEKKTDMDVKYMTATFKRYQMEHKMKQDSLERSQSDLKKLRRKSQGKNANKYESKESECLETLTSRQMDMQLFIADGCKEALLEEKRFCFLVDKHCMFSYQITSFHDKARDILSAKLSSWQDQCNDATNMPESILTMIEGLRTPVSITPMPSPSPSRHSVNIVDPPAPSQKAQTSPLVNMFNQENNTSRIHTTTNNSTDHGNSDDSNLGRSVSVATGLNNMVKRPRVRTIFPHTAGNNSTLLSFDEGDVIILLIPDERDGWMYGELEKNGK